From Gemmatimonadaceae bacterium, the proteins below share one genomic window:
- a CDS encoding trypsin-like peptidase domain-containing protein, translating to MRLLRPSALAALVLAAAACEGASPNTSVAQALPAAPAERLPAPSPDAINASRRTAITEAVARVAPAVVTVQTERVERAAMSPFDVFFGTRSGETVRPGIGSGFIVREDGVIVTNAHVVSGATTVNVALRDGTSYPATVIGEDELNDLAVLKIEAAGLPIAPLGTSRGLLIGEWVVAIGNPYGFLLGNSEPSVTAGVVSGVGRNLTGRGDGPGVYVDMIQTDASINPGNSGGPLINAAGEVVGVNSSIYTPSGGSIGLGFAIPIDRTRRVAEDLLAHGSVRRPWIGVKTQQLGATAARGRLNTGATIETIVPGSPAATAGLRTGDVIVQSRDRQIRNPYDWEAELLELRVGDTADLTVRRGGRDQRVQVRVQDLPEVTAEKVAVLRELELVSLSPAIRAERGVASQQGAVVYRVTDRVAQDLGIRAGDVIIQVNRTPVTDAQQAARVLEYYIGRGPIRMFFERNGTVYTTDFRIR from the coding sequence ATGCGACTCCTTCGCCCTTCCGCGCTCGCAGCGCTGGTCCTCGCGGCCGCCGCCTGCGAAGGCGCCTCGCCCAACACCTCGGTGGCCCAGGCGCTGCCGGCCGCTCCTGCGGAACGGCTCCCCGCCCCGTCACCGGATGCCATCAACGCCTCGCGGCGTACGGCCATCACGGAAGCCGTCGCGCGTGTCGCGCCCGCCGTGGTCACCGTGCAGACCGAGCGCGTCGAACGCGCGGCGATGTCGCCCTTCGACGTCTTCTTCGGGACGCGCTCGGGCGAGACCGTGCGGCCGGGCATCGGCTCGGGCTTCATCGTGCGCGAGGACGGTGTCATCGTCACGAACGCCCATGTGGTCTCGGGCGCGACCACGGTGAACGTCGCCCTGCGCGACGGCACCTCGTATCCGGCGACGGTAATCGGCGAGGACGAACTGAACGACCTCGCCGTGCTCAAGATCGAAGCCGCGGGCCTCCCGATCGCCCCGCTCGGCACTTCTCGCGGCCTGTTGATTGGCGAGTGGGTCGTCGCCATCGGCAATCCTTACGGCTTCCTGCTCGGCAACTCCGAGCCCAGCGTCACCGCCGGCGTCGTGAGCGGCGTGGGCCGGAACCTCACGGGCCGAGGTGACGGCCCCGGCGTCTACGTGGACATGATCCAGACGGACGCGTCCATCAACCCCGGCAACTCCGGTGGCCCATTGATCAACGCGGCCGGCGAAGTCGTCGGTGTGAACAGTTCGATCTATACGCCCAGCGGCGGCAGCATCGGACTCGGCTTCGCCATCCCGATCGATCGCACGCGACGCGTCGCAGAGGACCTGCTCGCCCACGGCAGCGTGCGGCGGCCGTGGATCGGCGTGAAGACGCAGCAACTGGGCGCCACGGCGGCGCGCGGACGGCTCAACACTGGTGCGACCATCGAAACCATCGTGCCGGGGAGCCCGGCAGCCACGGCCGGCCTTCGCACCGGTGACGTGATCGTGCAGTCGCGTGACCGACAGATTCGGAACCCCTACGACTGGGAAGCGGAGCTGCTCGAGCTGCGCGTCGGTGACACAGCGGACCTCACCGTGCGCCGTGGGGGTCGCGACCAGCGCGTGCAGGTGCGCGTGCAGGACCTGCCCGAGGTCACGGCCGAGAAGGTCGCCGTGCTCCGCGAACTTGAACTCGTGTCGCTCTCCCCCGCCATCCGCGCCGAACGCGGCGTGGCATCGCAGCAAGGTGCGGTCGTGTATCGCGTGACCGACCGCGTTGCACAGGACCTCGGCATCCGCGCCGGGGACGTGATCATCCAGGTGAACCGCACGCCGGTGACGGACGCGCAGCAGGCTGCGCGCGTGCTCGAGTACTACATCGGCCGCGGGCCGATCCGCATGTTCTTCGAGCGCAACGGCACCGTGTACACGACCGACTTCCGCATTCGATGA
- a CDS encoding adenylosuccinate lyase: MTSSHSTYRSPLADRYASPAMLELWSLQTRHGLWRRLWVALAEAERELGVSISEDALTQMRAHLDDIDFAKVAEYEQRFRHDVMAHIHAFGDVAPAAKGVIHLGATSCFVTDNGDLIQMRRGLELLRGRLVSVLRALAAFAKQWRDEPALGYTHLQPAQLTTVGKRATLWMQDLVLDLADLDLRLANIPMRGVKGTTGTQASFLELFGGDHGKVRELDTKVCHAMGFPGSIPVSGQTYSRKIDQQVLDVLAGIAASAAKFASDLRMLQSFGEIEEPFGKEQIGSSAMAYKRNPMRSERINSLARFVLSIAGTANETHSVQYFERTLDDSAIRRITIPEAFLATDAIVILLENIVSGLEVHPARIRQRLNEELPFMATEALIVRAVQAGGDRQAVHEVIRVHSIAAARAMKDEGKHNDMLERLAKDPAFPVPSEDLAAVTDPTRFVGRAPQQVDEFLAEVVQPILVAAGEAAPAREEVRV; encoded by the coding sequence ATGACCAGCAGCCACTCGACCTACCGGTCCCCGCTCGCCGACCGCTACGCCAGCCCGGCGATGCTGGAGCTGTGGAGCCTGCAGACGCGCCACGGCCTGTGGCGCCGCCTTTGGGTCGCGCTCGCCGAAGCCGAGCGCGAACTCGGGGTCTCGATCTCCGAGGACGCGCTGACGCAGATGCGCGCGCACCTCGACGACATCGATTTCGCGAAGGTCGCCGAGTACGAGCAGCGCTTCCGCCACGACGTGATGGCGCACATCCACGCATTCGGCGACGTCGCGCCGGCGGCGAAGGGTGTGATCCATCTCGGGGCCACGAGCTGCTTCGTCACCGACAACGGCGACCTGATCCAGATGCGGCGCGGCCTTGAGCTGCTGCGTGGCCGGCTGGTGTCGGTGCTCCGCGCACTGGCCGCCTTCGCCAAGCAGTGGCGCGACGAACCGGCCCTTGGCTACACGCACCTGCAGCCGGCGCAGCTCACCACGGTCGGCAAGCGCGCCACGCTGTGGATGCAGGACCTGGTGCTCGACCTCGCGGACCTCGACCTGCGCCTGGCGAACATCCCCATGCGCGGTGTGAAGGGCACGACTGGCACGCAGGCCAGCTTCCTCGAGCTCTTCGGCGGCGACCACGGCAAGGTGCGCGAGCTCGACACCAAGGTTTGCCACGCGATGGGATTCCCCGGCTCGATTCCCGTGAGCGGCCAGACGTACTCGCGAAAGATCGACCAGCAGGTGCTCGACGTCCTCGCGGGGATCGCGGCCAGCGCAGCCAAGTTCGCCAGCGACCTGCGCATGCTGCAGAGCTTCGGCGAGATCGAGGAGCCCTTCGGCAAGGAGCAGATCGGCTCCTCCGCCATGGCCTACAAGCGCAACCCGATGCGCTCCGAGCGCATCAACTCGCTTGCCCGCTTCGTGCTGAGCATCGCCGGCACGGCGAACGAGACGCACAGCGTGCAGTACTTCGAGCGCACCCTCGACGACTCGGCCATCCGCCGCATCACGATACCCGAGGCCTTCCTGGCGACGGACGCCATCGTGATCCTGCTGGAGAACATCGTCAGCGGGTTGGAGGTGCACCCGGCGCGCATCCGCCAGCGGTTGAACGAGGAGTTGCCCTTCATGGCCACTGAGGCGCTGATCGTGCGCGCCGTGCAGGCAGGTGGCGACCGCCAGGCCGTGCACGAGGTGATTCGCGTCCACTCGATTGCCGCGGCGCGCGCGATGAAGGACGAGGGCAAGCACAACGACATGCTGGAGCGGCTGGCCAAGGATCCCGCCTTCCCCGTCCCGAGCGAGGATCTCGCCGCCGTGACAGATCCGACGCGCTTCGTGGGCCGCGCCCCGCAGCAGGTGGATGAGTTCCTCGCCGAGGTCGTGCAACCGATCCTCGTGGCGGCCGGCGAGGCCGCCCCGGCCCGCGAGGAGGTGCGCGTATGA
- a CDS encoding GAF domain-containing protein: MLQRSLPSLAFALGAATDLEDAFCRLAEALAESDRETSLALLRVEARTGLIRERLRAGEGGKVEREALETNVEQLPSTVLRTVQEGGSFAEVADEAAAYARLLRLAPPESGGALMLRGIRADRTLVSIIAVTEPRRVFGTRVTERLNPLISLFELAHVRFIEREAREEATRTLEAVTQKVHQDYEQRLAELERRFLAQTNEMRAVGAADRVAREREEARRAEETRRAARQLTVLEQQLMASIGQLEQAHIELHRRSEALRQRTRTLYLLDRVLTIASGTESPRSLIESLLGLLGDDMQALRCSIFLRQPGSDTLYMAAARGLPPSVQLGHTIRIGQGIAGRVAESREPLLVVDVQEAVTHSLLRDDYMTSGSFVSFPLVHHDALVGVVNLTNRVQRGLFVEEDVERVRLLGLVVSLVVCEAQLAEKLARTARE; the protein is encoded by the coding sequence ATGCTCCAACGCTCGCTGCCGTCGCTCGCCTTCGCCTTGGGTGCGGCGACCGACCTCGAAGACGCCTTCTGCCGCCTCGCCGAGGCCCTCGCGGAATCCGACCGCGAGACCTCGCTGGCCTTGCTGCGCGTCGAGGCGCGCACGGGGCTGATCCGCGAGCGTCTTCGCGCTGGTGAGGGCGGCAAGGTCGAGCGCGAGGCGCTGGAGACCAACGTCGAGCAGTTGCCATCGACTGTCCTCCGCACCGTCCAGGAGGGCGGGAGCTTCGCCGAGGTGGCGGATGAAGCGGCGGCGTACGCGCGCTTGCTGCGGCTCGCGCCGCCGGAGAGCGGGGGCGCGCTGATGCTGCGCGGCATTCGCGCCGATCGCACGCTGGTGAGCATCATCGCCGTCACGGAGCCGCGACGGGTGTTCGGCACGCGTGTCACGGAGCGGCTGAATCCCCTGATCTCACTCTTCGAGTTGGCGCACGTGCGCTTCATCGAACGTGAGGCGCGCGAGGAGGCCACGCGCACGCTCGAGGCAGTCACACAGAAGGTCCACCAGGACTACGAGCAGCGCCTGGCGGAGCTCGAACGTCGCTTCCTCGCGCAGACGAACGAGATGCGCGCCGTCGGCGCGGCGGACCGCGTGGCCCGCGAGCGGGAGGAAGCCCGGCGCGCCGAGGAAACGCGCCGGGCCGCGCGCCAGCTCACGGTGCTCGAGCAGCAACTGATGGCCTCCATCGGCCAACTCGAGCAGGCGCACATCGAGCTGCACCGGCGCTCAGAGGCCCTGCGGCAGCGCACCCGCACGCTCTACCTCCTGGACCGCGTGCTCACGATTGCCAGCGGCACGGAGTCGCCGCGCTCCCTCATCGAGAGCCTGCTCGGGCTGCTCGGCGACGACATGCAGGCGCTGCGCTGCTCGATCTTCCTCCGCCAGCCCGGGTCGGACACGCTGTATATGGCGGCCGCGCGCGGGCTTCCGCCCAGCGTGCAGCTGGGCCACACGATCCGCATCGGCCAGGGCATCGCCGGTCGCGTCGCGGAATCGCGGGAACCGCTCCTCGTGGTGGACGTGCAGGAGGCCGTGACCCACTCGCTGCTGCGCGACGACTATATGACCAGCGGCTCCTTCGTCTCCTTCCCGCTGGTGCATCACGACGCCTTGGTCGGCGTGGTGAACCTGACCAACCGGGTGCAGCGCGGCCTGTTCGTCGAGGAGGACGTGGAACGCGTGCGCCTGCTGGGCCTTGTCGTGTCGCTGGTGGTCTGCGAGGCGCAACTCGCGGAGAAGCTCGCGCGGACTGCGCGTGAGTAG
- the truA gene encoding tRNA pseudouridine(38-40) synthase TruA: MAERTLQLVLHYDGTAFAGWQVQPGQRTVQGELERSLARLCGSPVRVTGAGRTDAGVHARGQAASVTVPVIWTAERMRRVLNDQLPADLWVAAAQEMRPEFHARFSATGRRYSYTVGLDAEAGSPFRRRWALPWDRDLDRAALDWCAGQLLGRHAFFGFAVRGTAPETDDHVCEVSLARWRAETHAEGRTLVFDVAANRFLHHMVRFLVGTMLAVAGGARPRDDFTALLTAAANDEVSPPAPPVGLCLEQVTYPQDLYLDPPTTA, translated from the coding sequence ATGGCGGAGCGCACCCTCCAGCTGGTCCTGCACTACGACGGCACGGCATTCGCCGGCTGGCAGGTCCAACCCGGGCAGCGCACCGTGCAGGGAGAGTTGGAGCGGTCGCTTGCGCGTCTGTGCGGGTCTCCGGTGCGGGTCACCGGCGCGGGTCGGACGGACGCGGGGGTGCACGCGCGGGGCCAGGCAGCAAGCGTCACGGTGCCGGTGATCTGGACGGCGGAGCGGATGCGACGGGTGCTGAACGACCAGCTCCCCGCAGACCTCTGGGTGGCGGCGGCGCAGGAGATGCGCCCCGAGTTCCACGCCCGTTTCAGCGCGACCGGCCGGCGCTACAGCTACACGGTGGGACTCGATGCGGAGGCGGGCTCGCCCTTTCGGCGACGCTGGGCGCTCCCGTGGGATCGGGACCTCGACCGGGCAGCCTTGGACTGGTGCGCGGGGCAACTGCTGGGGCGACACGCGTTCTTTGGGTTCGCCGTGCGCGGGACCGCGCCGGAGACCGACGACCACGTGTGCGAGGTCTCGCTGGCCCGCTGGCGCGCGGAGACGCACGCCGAGGGCCGGACGCTGGTGTTCGACGTCGCCGCGAATCGTTTTCTGCACCACATGGTGCGGTTCCTCGTGGGGACAATGTTGGCGGTGGCCGGCGGGGCGCGCCCGCGCGACGATTTCACGGCGCTGCTCACCGCCGCCGCGAACGACGAGGTCTCGCCTCCGGCCCCGCCGGTTGGCCTCTGCCTCGAGCAGGTGACGTACCCGCAGGATCTCTACCTCGACCCGCCGACGACCGCCTGA
- the trpD gene encoding anthranilate phosphoribosyltransferase has product MLQQVLRQLAAGETLDATQAAEAFTAVMRGDGTPAQLGALLMGLRVRGERPSEVAGAALALRQAMTRLESAAPDALVDTCGTGGGSVGTFNISTAAAILAAGAGARIAKHGNRSFTSKSGSADVLEALGVPIDVPVEKMRDVLDDAGIVFMFAPTMHPAMRHVGPVRREMGIQTVMNLVGPLANPAGAGRQVVGVADPARLELIAGALHELGTVHSLVVHGEPGMDEISPLGPTRIIELHGGSKTEWTFDPASLGYGGIPAAELAGGEPDQNATIIERVLLGKGTRGATAAVLLNAGAALYVGGMAESLPTGVERARKALDDGKGWDALGRLRSATASRR; this is encoded by the coding sequence GTGCTGCAGCAGGTCCTGCGGCAGCTGGCCGCAGGCGAGACGCTGGACGCGACGCAGGCCGCCGAGGCCTTCACGGCCGTGATGCGCGGCGACGGCACGCCGGCGCAGCTCGGCGCGCTGCTCATGGGCCTGCGAGTTCGCGGCGAACGCCCCAGCGAGGTCGCCGGCGCGGCGCTGGCCCTCCGCCAGGCGATGACGCGGCTCGAGTCCGCGGCGCCCGACGCGCTGGTGGACACCTGCGGCACCGGCGGCGGCAGCGTCGGCACGTTCAACATCTCGACGGCCGCGGCGATCCTCGCCGCCGGCGCCGGCGCACGCATCGCCAAGCACGGCAACCGGAGCTTTACCTCCAAGTCCGGCTCGGCCGATGTGTTGGAGGCGCTGGGCGTGCCGATCGACGTCCCCGTGGAGAAGATGCGCGACGTGCTCGACGACGCCGGCATCGTCTTTATGTTCGCGCCCACGATGCACCCCGCGATGCGCCACGTCGGACCCGTGCGCCGCGAGATGGGGATCCAGACGGTGATGAATCTCGTCGGCCCGCTGGCGAACCCTGCCGGAGCCGGTCGCCAGGTCGTCGGTGTGGCGGATCCCGCACGCTTGGAGCTCATCGCGGGCGCGCTGCACGAGCTCGGGACCGTGCACTCGCTCGTGGTGCACGGCGAGCCGGGGATGGACGAGATCTCGCCGCTGGGACCCACGCGGATCATCGAGCTGCACGGCGGCAGCAAGACGGAGTGGACCTTCGATCCCGCGAGCCTGGGCTACGGCGGCATTCCGGCGGCCGAACTCGCCGGCGGCGAGCCCGATCAAAACGCCACGATCATTGAGCGCGTGTTGCTCGGCAAGGGCACGCGCGGGGCGACGGCGGCCGTGCTGCTCAATGCCGGCGCCGCGCTCTATGTGGGCGGGATGGCCGAGAGCCTTCCGACAGGCGTGGAGCGCGCACGGAAGGCTCTCGATGACGGGAAGGGCTGGGACGCGCTCGGCCGGCTTCGCAGCGCCACGGCCTCGCGGCGTTGA
- a CDS encoding indole-3-glycerol-phosphate synthase, producing the protein MPEAQDIGWLAPGGPLGALTGASRVRARESALARAELEVICASLAPAPRFSDALRGERVAVIAELKRSSPSKGTLDEGLVAAERTRRYVAGGAAALSILTEPSRFGGSLADLREARASVGVPLLRKDFVTHPTQLLEARAYGASAVLLIARALPPTELSLLAQEAVAVGLEPLIEVRDEAELARAIAVPEALIGVNNRDLETLVIHPDVGARLIPRVPSDRIAVYESGIADVAGVMAAARAGADAVLVGSVLSVAENPEALLREFTAVARRARD; encoded by the coding sequence TTGCCCGAAGCACAAGACATCGGTTGGCTGGCCCCCGGGGGGCCCTTGGGTGCGCTGACCGGGGCCTCCCGGGTCCGGGCGCGCGAGAGCGCGCTGGCGCGCGCTGAGCTCGAGGTCATCTGTGCGTCTCTCGCGCCGGCGCCTCGGTTTTCTGACGCGCTGCGCGGTGAGCGGGTGGCGGTCATCGCCGAGCTCAAACGCTCGTCGCCGTCGAAGGGCACATTGGATGAGGGACTGGTCGCGGCCGAGCGCACGCGCCGCTACGTGGCGGGCGGGGCGGCGGCGCTGTCCATCCTCACCGAACCATCGCGGTTCGGGGGGAGCCTGGCCGACCTGCGCGAAGCGCGTGCTTCGGTCGGGGTGCCGTTGCTGCGCAAGGACTTCGTCACGCACCCGACGCAACTGCTCGAGGCGCGCGCGTACGGGGCGTCGGCGGTGCTCCTGATCGCGCGCGCGCTGCCGCCGACCGAGCTGTCACTGCTGGCCCAGGAGGCGGTCGCCGTTGGCCTCGAACCGCTGATCGAGGTGCGCGACGAGGCTGAGCTTGCCCGAGCCATCGCGGTTCCGGAGGCGTTGATCGGCGTGAACAACCGGGACCTTGAGACTTTGGTGATCCATCCCGACGTGGGCGCGCGCCTGATTCCCCGGGTCCCGTCGGACCGCATCGCCGTCTATGAGAGCGGCATCGCCGACGTGGCTGGCGTGATGGCGGCCGCCCGCGCCGGCGCGGATGCCGTACTCGTCGGCTCGGTGTTGTCGGTGGCCGAGAACCCCGAGGCACTGCTGCGAGAGTTCACCGCGGTCGCACGGCGCGCGCGTGACTGA
- the lexA gene encoding transcriptional repressor LexA produces the protein MPLTKVQRRILDYLQSYSNEHGYAPSFEEIAEAFNYNSLATVHEHLFNLDRKGYIRKSFNESRAIEILPSDVYPKAIELPIRGTVAAGLPLEAFESSETIAVPDTFVRRAGEHYVLRVRGNSMIDEQISDGDYVVVHDRPTADNGEMVIAMLEDSGATVKRFYRERDGRIRLQPANATMEPIYARADEVSVRGIVVGVMRRY, from the coding sequence ATGCCGCTCACCAAGGTTCAGCGTCGCATCCTCGACTACCTCCAGAGCTACTCCAACGAGCACGGCTACGCGCCAAGCTTCGAGGAGATCGCCGAGGCGTTCAACTATAACTCGCTGGCTACGGTGCACGAGCACCTGTTCAACCTCGATCGCAAGGGCTACATCCGGAAGTCGTTCAACGAGTCCCGGGCCATCGAGATCCTGCCCAGCGACGTGTATCCGAAGGCCATCGAGCTGCCAATCCGCGGCACGGTCGCCGCGGGCCTGCCACTCGAGGCCTTCGAGAGCAGCGAGACCATCGCCGTCCCTGACACCTTCGTGCGCCGCGCCGGCGAGCACTATGTGCTCCGCGTGCGTGGCAACTCGATGATCGACGAGCAGATCAGCGACGGCGACTACGTCGTGGTGCACGATCGCCCAACGGCCGACAACGGTGAGATGGTGATTGCGATGCTCGAGGATTCCGGCGCGACCGTGAAGCGCTTCTATCGCGAGCGCGACGGCCGCATCCGCCTGCAGCCGGCCAACGCCACCATGGAACCGATCTACGCCCGCGCAGACGAGGTGTCGGTGCGCGGCATCGTCGTCGGGGTGATGCGGCGCTACTAG